The following coding sequences lie in one Epinephelus moara isolate mb chromosome 17, YSFRI_EMoa_1.0, whole genome shotgun sequence genomic window:
- the LOC126404120 gene encoding protein-glutamine gamma-glutamyltransferase 5-like encodes MIKSWDYHCKPNNIAHRTIEITDDQLIVRRGQSFLLTLEMRHPFNHYDTLSLTVETGSAPSERRGTRSVFGNPSPMYTSDTKAIWKYSIDKSANLQMGIVTLSVTPPADAPVGKYSVSASTEKDRTNLGELVVLFNPWCSDDWVYLPDERERYEYVLNEQGIIYTGTSRYLRPMFWDFGQFEKKMVDICLKILDVNPKHAKDPADDVSARCNPIYVSRVISAMINCNDDRGVLEGRWHEDYADGVRPTHWNGSFSILQCWYPNTRPVKYGQCWVYAGVMCSVMRFLGIPCRVVTNFQSAHDTNTSLTIDEYYDDYGLRPSESGDSIWNFHVWVEGWMKRPDLKKGSRYDGWQVLDPTPQERSEGRYCCGPAPVAAIFEGDTDVKYDVPFVFSEVNADIVKWLGSAGGTKRKMHSDTTTVGQHISTKAVGVNIRDDITNCYKHREGSTKERAVFKRAVTRVNSGDDQEDDNGDKPLKVEMKIEEDSNVQRGQDIKLQLKLRNKDRTNKTMSIRVNAQAMRYTGKPAGNMQSAVQNRTLSPGQDVTIPYVIPFSAYSKHMVGCDSMKVSAVAFDQQQQDDIYETETDIVLEDSPISIQVLGEARVGRIMNMTVEFKNPLNETLRNCSLTVTGSGLFESDHVEGNIRELGPNATLKMDITTIPYKAGQRAVFADFDCSAFKDVMGSCTVSVKT; translated from the exons GTGTTTGGTAACCCATCTCCCATGTATACCAGTGACACCAAAGCCATATGGAAGTACAGCATCGACAAGAGCGCCAACTTACAGATGGGCATCGTGACCCTGTCCGTGACTCCGCCAGCCGATGCCCCTGTGGGGAAGTACTCTGTGTCTGCAAGCACCGAGAAAGACAGGACGAATCTGGGGGAACTGGTGGTGCTCTTCAACCCCTGGTGCTCAG atgaCTGGGTATATCTTCCCGATGAGAGGGAAAGATATGAATATGTGCTGAACGAACAGGGCATTATCTACACAGGAACGTCAAGATACCTAAGGCCTATGTTCTGGGACTTTGGACAG TTTGAGAAGAAAATGGTGGACATTTGTCTCAAGATACTGGACGTCAATCCTAAACACGCCAAAGACCCGGCCGACGATGTCTCTGCTCGCTGTAACCCCATCTATGTGAGCCGTGTGATCAGCGCCATG ATCAACTGTAACGATGATCGAGGTGTGTTAGAGGGACGCTGGCATGAAGACTATGCTGATGGAGTAAGGCCCACCCACTGGAACGGCAGCTTTAGCATCCTTCAGTGCTGGTATCCAAACACCCGGCCAGTCAAGTATGGACAGTGCTGGGTGTATGCTGGTGTGATGTGTTCAG TGATGCGGTTCCTGGGTATCCCGTGTCGTGTTGTCACAAACTTCCAGTCAGCTCATgacacaaacaccagcctcACTATCGATGAGTATTATGACGACTATGGACTACGACCCTCAGAGAGTGGGGACAGCATCTG GAACTTCCATGTGTGGGTGGAGGGATGGATGAAACGACCAGACCTGAAGAAAGGCAGCAGGTATGACGGCTGGCAAGTCTTGGATCCGACACCACAGGAAAGGAGTGAAG GGAGGTACTGCTGTGGTCCAGCCCCAGTTGCCGCCATCTTCGAGGGCGACACTGACGTAAAGTATGACGTGCCATTTGTCTTTTCTGAGGTCAACGCTGACATTGtcaagtggctg GGCAGTGCTGGTGGTACAAAGAGGAAAATGCACTCTGACACTACGACAGTAGGTCAGCACATCTCCACCAAGGCTGTTGGTGTGAACATAAGAGACGATATAACAAACTGCTACAAACACAGAGAAG GCAGTACAAAGGAGAGGGCAGTCTTCAAGCGTGCAGTCACCAGAGTGAACTCAGGAGATGATCAGGAGGACGATAACGGGGACAAGCCACTGAAGGTGGAGATGAAAATCGAAGAG GACTCCAATGTGCAGAGGGGTCAGGACATTAAACTACAGCTCAAGCTGAGGAACAAAGATCGCACCAACAAGACAATGTCCATCCGCGTCAATGCCCAGGCCATGAGGTACACCGGCAAGCCAGCAGGCAACATGCAGAGTGCAGTCCAGAACAGGACGCTGTCGCCAGGACAAG ATGTGACCATACCTTATGTGATCCCATTCTCAGCCTACAGTAAACACATGGTGGGCTGTGACAGCATGAAGGTTTCAGCCGTGGCCTTTGACCAACAGCAGCAAGATGACATCTACGAGACAGAGACTGACATTGTCCTGGAGGACTCTCCCATATCTATACAG GTTTTGGGAGAGGCTCGTGTGGGCCGAATAATGAATATGACGGTGGAATTTAAAAACCCACTCAATGAGACGCTGAGAAACTGCTCTCTGACTGTCACCGGAAGTGGCCTTTTTGAATCTGACCATGTTGAAGG TAACATTAGGGAGCTGGGGCCAAATGCCACACTAAAGATGGACATCACAACGATTCCCTACAAGGCCGGACAGAGGGCCGTGTTTGCCGACTTCGACTGCAGCGCCTTCAAAGACGTGATGGGCAGCTGCACCGTCAGCGTCAAAACCTAA
- the LOC126404650 gene encoding butyrophilin subfamily 1 member A1-like, whose amino-acid sequence MDLFMFHLGDFVLGFSFALWTFTVLLGMVVRTAGEGRPQVIGSLQPIVATLGDDAILPCHVEPLLNVEELTVQWWRPDVPPDPTDPLSNYKYVHSYHNSHDEEDMKMPLYAGRTALLKDELKHGNVSLQIRNVKLSDEGRYRCQIPQLGSASVIKLVVEVISVETTPHHPGNPQTPDPKNETHFESGLSNQGLWIFMGVACVVPTLGVGVVGYLLKHRREKQNHSAFDVAPA is encoded by the exons ATGGATCTATTCATGTTTCACCTCGGAGACTTTGTGCTCGGCTTCAGTTTCGCACTCTGGACTTTCACTGTACTCTTGGGTATGGTGGTCCGGACGGCCGGTGAAG GTCGGCCTCAGGTGATTGGTTCATTGCAGCCAATCGTGGCCACTCTGGGTGATGACGCCATCCTGCCGTGTCACGTGGAGCCTCTACTCAATGTGGAGGAGCTGACGGTGCAGTGGTGGAGGCCTGACGTACCGCCTGACCCCACAGATCCACTGAGCAACTACAAGTACGTCCACAGTTACCACAACAGCCATGATGAAGAGGACATGAAGATGCCATTGTACGCTGGGAGGACGGCGCTGCTCAAAGACGAGCTGAAACACGGCAACGTATCTCTTCAAATCCGGAACGTGAAACTCTCGGATGAAGGAAGATACAGGTGTCAGATCCCACAGCTGGGGAGCGCTTCAGTTATTAAGCTTGTTGTTG AAGTAATCTCTGTGGAAACGACGCCGCATCACCCTGGAAATCCCCAAACTCCAGATCCAAAAAACGAGACGCATTTTGAAA GTGGTCTGAGCAATCAGGGTTTGTGGATCTTTATGGGGGTCGCCTGCGTCGTACCGACCCTGGGAGTTGGAGTCGTTGGATATTTATTGAAACACAGgcgtgaaaaacaaaat CATTCAGCGTTTGACGTCGCCCCAGCCTGA